A segment of the Roseofilum casamattae BLCC-M143 genome:
TCCAAGGCGCTTGTGGGCGGGACGCCACCGAAAGGGATTCAATCTTTTTAAGGTACGCATTATTCATTTTCTCGAGGTATTTGGCAGCCAATAAACAACTTATTCAGAAAGCTGAGGGGGCGACAAGCAAGCTGAAAGCCTTATGAATATTGCTTTTGAGCTAGATTAGCTTAGCAAAGATTGACGGTCTGTAGATCGCCAAAGAAGCGATCGCATAGTTGGAAAACCCCATTTCTTCGTCAACCTTGTCAATCTCGATCGCGATCGCAGGCGGCATCTTCATGAAGTCATCACAGTTAAAACCCTTATACCTCAAGGCTTATGGGATGCTTGTCGCCCCCTCAGCTCCAACACAATGATTTTCGATGGTGCGATCGCCCGAATTTACTCCATCTCCGGCACAATCTACCTCGAGGGAATTAAAGGGCAATGCACTGAACTTTTCAGCGGAACCGAGGAAGAATGCCGTGAATATTTTGTCCAGTTAGAAAGCCGAATCCGTTCCAAAGATAACCTTATCAATCTCGAAGAGATCGGCGCGCAAGTAAAGCGTATTTTTGCATCACTAGCAGAAGAAGAACTCGAACGGAACCAATCCCATTCCGGCTCATTGTTCGCTCAATCGTAACCCCAAAAAAGGAGAAGCGGCGAATGGTTTTCGCCGCTCAATTAATCATGCAAAATATACTCTATAAACGATTATACGATCGCCCGGCTCTAGAGTCAATTCCCCCGGCGAATGTTGAAGCCGAAGAATCCATTTTAGGAGGCATTCTTCTCGATCCGAATTCTTTCGACCTCATCGCTCTTGCTCGAGTCGATCTTTCCCCAGAGGTCTTCAGCCTTATCTCCCATCAAATCATATTTGAGCAGGCAGTTTTCTTGAATAAAGCTGGTTTACCCACTGATTTTCGGACTATGCATTCTCACCTGGACGATCGAGGCTTGCTGGAGAAAATTGGAGGGCAGTCCAAGCTGATTCAATTAATGGATCGAACCGTTAGTACGGTCAACATTGACGAGTACGTGAAATTAATCTTTGACAAGTACCAGCGACGCAAGATTATTGAGCTAGGGAATGAGTTAACCGCTCTCGCCTACAACGGCGTCTCCACCGTGGAAGAAATGGACGAAAAACGCCAAGAATTGAGCGTTTATATCCAAAAAGGTGGCATCCGGCGCGGTTTGGACATGCAATTGCTCGATCGCGAGATGCAAGAAATTGGGGAAGAGGATTCTCTTTACCGAGACTTACGGCTGAAAAATATGGCCAAGCGGTGGGGTTTCTCTCTGAAAGACCTCAAAGACATGCACTGCAAATGGGTGCTCTCTAACCTGCTCAAGCCTCAGTACTTCACTCTCGACTCTTACCACCAACACTGCAAGGAAATGAAAACTGATTGGATCTTACCGGGCTTTATTCCTCGTCAGTCTCAGACCTGTTTTTACGGGCCGGGAGGAGTCGGCAAAACCCGAATGATCCACGCCATCATATACGCTCTGATCGCTGGCATAGCTTGGGGAGACTATGAAGTTGACGGGCCGAAACGGGTACTGGTTGTTCAATCCGACCAGGGCGATCGCGAAAATCA
Coding sequences within it:
- a CDS encoding DnaB-like helicase N-terminal domain-containing protein → MVFAAQLIMQNILYKRLYDRPALESIPPANVEAEESILGGILLDPNSFDLIALARVDLSPEVFSLISHQIIFEQAVFLNKAGLPTDFRTMHSHLDDRGLLEKIGGQSKLIQLMDRTVSTVNIDEYVKLIFDKYQRRKIIELGNELTALAYNGVSTVEEMDEKRQELSVYIQKGGIRRGLDMQLLDREMQEIGEEDSLYRDLRLKNMAKRWGFSLKDLKDMHCKWVLSNLLKPQYFTLDSYHQHCKEMKTDWILPGFIPRQSQTCFYGPGGVGKTRMIHAIIYALIAGIAWGDYEVDGPKRVLVVQSDQGDRENHQMLDIQGFYALTPEQRERYAVITNWTTSKLGYLKKRIEEHKPDLVVFDSLTTVNVDTVTDENSMRYATPLIHWKRLAQEYNCSNIVLHHANKGGGMRGTTAIHNTVDEVWRLSHRNERPNGT